In Halanaerobiaceae bacterium ANBcell28, the DNA window CCACCTAGAGGAGTATATGCATGTTATGTTGATTATGATTCAGATAGGTATAAGGGAGTTGTCAACTTTGGTTATAACCCTACATTTGGTGGAGTTGATTATTCAATAGAAGTTCATATCATTGATTTTAATAAAACTGATATTTATGATAAAAATATTTCAATTGATTTAATTGAGCAAATTAGAAGTGAAATGACTTTTGATAGTTCCGTTGATTTAATTGAACAAATAAAAAAAGATATACTTTACACAAAAAATCTTTTATGTTACAATTAATATTGGAATATTTACAGTCCGTTAGCTAGGTTTAATGATTCTCCAACGTTATTCTTGGCTTATGGTTTAATTACTTATGAGGAGGTGTCGATATGTTAACTACTGAAGAGAAACAAGATATAATTAAAGAATATCAAACTGAAGAAGGAGATACAGGTTCTCCTGAGGTACAAATTGCTCTTTTAACTGCAAGGATTAGTCAACTTACGGATCATTTGAAAGAACATAAGAGTGATTTTCATTCAAGAAGAGGTTTATTAAAAATGGTAGGTCAAAGAAAAAGGCTTCTTAAATATCTCAAAAGCAATGAAATTGAACGTTATCGTAATATTATTGCACGTTTGGGTATAAGAGGTTAATTTCTTCTATAAAAATAATCTTAACTTAGATAAGATTATTTTTAATACTGAATTTATTTGTATTCAAGTGTAAATTTTTAGTGTTAAGAAGAAATAGGTTTCACCATTTTTTTATAGTGTAAATTTCTTTATGCCGTAAATTATCTGCATATTATGAAAGCAGATAATTTTTCAGGCATTCAAAAGAGCGGTATTTACCGCTCTTTAATATTAAGTATTACTATTACATATCTAATAATTATTAATATATTTGTTTATAATAAAATAAAGGAGGTTTTTATTTATGGACAAGAGTTGGATTAAAGAAATTGCTGGAAGAGATTTTAAAATTGAAACTGGAAAACTTGCCAAACAAGCTAATGGGTCAGTTTTAGTTACTTATGGAGATTCTGTTGTCTTGGTAACTGCAACTATGTCTGAACCCCGAGAAGGTATAGATTTTTTTCCATTAATGGTTAATTATGAAGAAAGAATATATTCAATAGGTAAAATACCAGGAAGTATTACTCGTCGTGAAGGTCGTCCAAGAGATTTAGCTACCCTATCAGCACGCTTAATAGATCGTCCATTACGACCATTGTTTCCTAAAGGATTTCACCATGATGTACAAATAGTATGTACAGTTTTATCTGTAGATAATGATTGTGAAGCAGATATTGCTGCTATGAATGGTGCTTCTGCAGCTTTAATGCTGTCTGATATTCCTTTTAATGGGCCAATGGCAGGTGTTAAAGTTGGAATGGTTGATGATGAATTAATTATCAATCCAAATGAAGAGCAAAGAGCTAATGGAAAATTGGATTTGATTGTCGCTGGTACAAAAGATGCTGTTATGATGGTAGAAGCAGGAGCAGATGAAGTATCTGAGGAAACTATGATTGATGCAATTGAGTTGGCACATCAAGAAATAAAAAATATAGTGGCTATGCAAGAAGAAATAGCTAATGAAGCTGCAAGAGAAAAAATGAAATTTGAGCCTGTAGAAATAGATTCTGATCTTGAGAAACAAGTACGTGATTTTATAAGTGAAGACTTACAAAAAGCTATAAGGACTTTCGAAAAGCTTGATCGTAATGCTAAGGTAGATGAAATTAAAACAAGTTTAATTGATCATTTTGTAGAAAATGAGGTAGATGATGATAGTAAAGCATCTATAAAGAAGACTGTATCTAAAATATTTGAAAATATTCTTAAAGAATATTTACGTAAGATGATAGTAGAAGATGGCATTAGACCAGATCAAAGATCGGCTGATGAGATTAGACCAATTTGGTGTGAAGTTGGTATTCTACCTAGAGTTCATGGTTCTGGTGTATTTACACGTGGACAAACTCAGGCTTTAAGTGTAGCAACACTTGGGGCTGCATCAGATGAACAAGTTTTATTTGGCTTAGGTGAAGAAGAAACCAAAAGATATATGCATCATTATAACTTTCCACCTTATAGTGTTGGAGAGACTAGTCCTTTGCGTTCCCCAGGGAGACGTGAAATTGGACATGGTGCTCTAGGTGAAAGGGCTTTATTACCTATGATTCCACCACAAGAGGAGTTTCCATATACTATTCGCGTAGTTTCAGAAGTTTTGGAATCAAATGGTTCTAGTTCACAGGCTAGTATTTGTGGCAGTACATTGGCTTTAATGGATGCTGGAGTACCTATTAAAGAGCCAATAGCTGGTATAGCCATGGGCTTAATAAAAGAAGACGATAATGTTGCAATTTTATCAGATATTCAAGGTATGGAAGACCACTATGGAGATATGGATTTTAAAGTGGCAGGAAGTAAAAACGGAATTACAGCCTTACAAATGGATATAAAAATTGCAGGTATATCGAAAGAAATACTAGTTAATGCCTTAGAACAAGCTAGAAAAGGTAGAATGCACATCTTGGATCAAATGTTAAAAGTTATTGATAAACCAAGAGAAGAATTATCTCCATATGCTCCATTGATGATTTCAATGAAGATAAATCCAGATAAAATTCGCTTTGTTATTGGACCTGGTGGTAAAATGATCAATAAAATCATTGATGAAACAGGTGTAAGTATAGATATTGATGATGATGGTACTGTATTCATAATGTCAGATACACATGAAGCTGGTCAAAAAGCCAAAAAAATGATTGAAAACCTTACAAAAGATGTTGAAGTTGGAGAAATATATGAAGGTACAGTTAAAAAGATTATGAATTTTGGAGCCTTTGTAGAATTTTTACCTGGCAAAGAAGGTCTTGTTCATATATCTAAATTAGCTGATCATCATGTAAAGTCAGTAGAAGATGTTGTTTCAATTGGAGATACAATACCTGTTAAGGTTACAGAAATTGATAAACAAGGGCGAATCAATCTTTCTAGGAAAGATGCTATAGAAGAAGAATAATAATAAATTTAAAAATTATTAATTAAATAATATTAATTGTAAAACATAAACTGGTTTTTTCTGGTTTATGTTTTTTAATAGCTTATTTTATAAAATACTTAAACTATCTTCAATCTCTAATAGTACATCTTGGATATATTAATACTTTAAGTAAGATATAGGAAAACGCAATTTTAACTCGAAATTATTTATTTTTCATGTTATAATTAAAAGAGTCGTATTAATTTCGTTTTAATGAATAAAATCAATATATAAATGAATTTCTTCTCAATATTACTTGCTATAAAAAAGTGTAATAGCAAGGGCTGTAAAGATAAAAGATGATCCATCAATAATACTATCTGTATATTTGTTTATAGAGTAGGTGTAATTATGAATATAAGTGATTTGTTTTCTGACGATATGATAGAAAAAATAAAAAAAGATATAAGTAATAATAATGATAATGAGATATTTTTTATTGCCTTAATAGATATTGAAACAAAACATGTAAAAGAATACAATCTTTTAGCTAGAGGCAATAGTAATATGGTACCAGCTATTATAAATGATTTAAAGCCTGGCAGTATTATCGTTCATAATCATCCTTCTGGTGATTTAACTCCATCTGCAGCAGATATAAGAATAGCTTCTCGTACAGGAAATAATGGCATCGGCTTTGCAATTATAAATAATGATGTAAGTAAAATTAATTTTATTGTTGAAGCTAAGATACCTGAAAAAGAAATTAAGATAAATAAACAAGAAATTATTTCGCTTTTTAAACCTCAAGGTAAGTTAGATATGGTTTTACGAGATTACGAATATCGTAAGCAGCAAGTTGAAGTAGTTGATAGAATAATTGATTCATTTAATGAACATAGACAATACCTTATAGAAGCTGGTACAGGTACTGGTAAGTCTTTTGCTTACTTAATTCCTTCTTTATATTGGGCCAATACAAATAAAGAGACAGTTGTTATTTCTACAAATACTATCAACTTACAGGAACAAATCATAGAAAAGGATTTAGTATTACTAAAAAAAGTATTACCTTTTTCTTTTAAAGCAGTCTTAGTTAAAGGTAGAAGTAATTATGTATGCAAAAGGAAAATGAAAAATTTAGAAAAAAGAGCAGCGGATATATTTGATGATGACTTGGAAAAGAAAGTAGAGCTTGTAAAGATTTTAAATTGGCTTGATGATACTGAAACCGGCTCAAGATCAGAACTAAATTTTATTGTTTCTTCTGATTTATGGGATGAGTTAAAGTCAGAAAGCGACCTTTGTATGAGGACTAATTGTCCTCATTTTAATAAATGTTTTTTTATGCATGCCAGAAAAGAAGTATTTAGTGCAGATTTATTAATTGTAAATCATCATTTATTACTTTCAGATTCAGTTTTAAAAAAGGAAAATATCGATAATAATCACGGTATTTTACCAAAATACAAAAAATTAATTATAGATGAAGCTCATAATATTGTAGAGGCAGCCACCACTCATTTAGGACAACCATTTTATATTGCTGCTTTAAATAAATACTTTCAAAGGCTTTATCATAATAAGTTTTCTTTAATACCTCGCTTACGTGATACTTTAACAAAGTTAAGTAATAAACAGGATTATTTAAAATTAATAGATAATAATATTATAACTCAGATTTTAAAATTAAATGAAATTAGCGCACAATATTATACTTTCTTTGAGGATATTATTGATGATAACGAAACTTCCATTAGAATTGTTAAAAAGGTAAAAGAGTCAAATACTTGGCGTGAGATTGAGGAATATGGAGATAACTTTCTAATTAATATTCAGAAACTAAGTAATTACTTAAATACACTTTATCAAAAAATATTAGAATTAGATCCTGAGACAATTTATTCAAAGTTTGAAGAATTATTGATTGAGTTAGAATCCTTTATCTTAAAATCTAAATTATTAGCTAATAATTTAGATTTTAATTTGAAATCACGAGATTCACAATATGTTTTTTGGATAGAAAAGAAGGGCGAACGTTTCATTAATCAAGAAAATGCTCCTCTTGATATATCAGAAATTATGAATGATATATTATGGAGCAATATGGATACAGTAGCTTTAACTTCAGCTACTCTAACTGTAAGTAATAGTTTTAATTTTTTTAAAGAAACATTAGGATTAGAAAAGAGTGATTCTTTTTCAATAGAATCTCCTTTTGATTATGCTAAGCAAGCTGAGCTAATTATTCCTACTGATATAAGTGCTCCAAATTCTCCTGATTTTCTGAGCAGTATTATCACTGATTTTAAAGATATATTAATTTCATTTGGTGGAAGAACTTTAGTTTTATTTACTTCTTATAGAATGTTAAATTATTGTGTTAAAAATATAAGAACTGATTTAGAACTAGCTGGTATTAATCTTTTAGCTCAAGGAAAGTATTCAAGAAATTATATAATTGATCATTTTAAAAAAGAAGATAGACAAATAATATTTGGGACAGTTAGTTTTTGGGAAGGCATCGATGTCAAAGGCGAAAACCTTGAACAACTAATAATTATGAAGTTGCCTTTTCCGGTTCCAAGTGAACCAATTGCAGCAGCCAGAATGGAACAAATGCAAAAAGAAGGAAAGAATCCATTTTTCGATTATAGTATTCCAAGGGCTGTAATTCGCTTTAAACAGGGATTTGGAAGGTTAATTCGTTCAAAACAGGATAAGGGTATTGTAATATCTTTTGATAATCGTTTAATTACAAAAAATTACGGTAAAATATTTTTGAATTCTTTACCAAAAGATTGTCCCATAAGCCAGAAAAGTATAAAATCAATAAAAAATAAGGAGGTAAAAGCATGAAAAAAGTATATCTTATAATATTGATTTTTATTTTTACAATAGCTTTTACTAATCAATTACTCTCTCACCCAGAATTTAATATAATTTATGTTATACAAGAAGGAGATACTTTGAGTGAAATAGCTCAATCTTATGGTATTTCTACTAGATATTTACTTGAAACAAATGGATTGAATATGAATTCTATGATTAGGGTTGGGCAAGAGCTTTTAATACCTAATGAGCGATCACAAGTAGAATATGATCGTCCTGTTTGGGATTATAATCTTTTTTCTAATAAGACTAATCAAGAAGATTTTAGACTAGATGCAGGTAATGTGTTCTCTGTAAGGATTAACCCCAGTAGACAACTTCCTGATATTAGCCACATTTCTAGTGATCAAATCATTACTTATCATGTTGATACAGGAGATACGCTATATGATTTAGCAAAAAAGTTTAATACAAGTAGTGGTATTATTATGGCTCTAAATAATATGGAAAACAGCATAATAAGAAGAGGTCAAAGTATTCAATTGCCTATAAATAATCTTTCATCGCGACAGGTATTGGCATTAAATGTAACAGATGAAGATATTGAGTTATTAGCAAGAGTGATTCATGGGGAAGCTAGAGGTGAACCTTTTATAGGCCAGGTAGCAGTTGGTGCAGTTGTAATTAATAGAGTTCTGAGTTCCCAATTTCCTAATACATTTAGAGAGGTTATCTATCAACACAGACAATTTTCAGCTGTAGCTGATGGACAATTTTATTTAGAACCAAGTCAAGTATCTTATAGAGCTGCTAGAGAAGCATTAAATGGTTCTGATCCTTCTATGGGTTCCTTATTCTATTATAATCCTGCATTTGCAAATTATCAGTGGTGGTTTGAGCAAAGAAGGAGAACTGTTACAATTGGTGGTCATGTTTTTACCGAATAATAGCTATGTTTAATATTTTTAAAAAATGAATGTAACTTTTTCATTTAGCAATTATTAATAATAAATATAAAGAAGGCAAAGATCTTATATATCTTTGGCCTTCTTTTTTAATATAGTTTTACATATAAAAGAGTTAAATCTGATAAATTTATTTTCATCTAGCTTATTTCTATTATACAATTACCTCATATATATATCATCAAAGAAGATATGTCCCCCAAGACTTTTACCACTTTCTCCGTCTATAAGTATTTGTAGACCGTTGATACCTTCTATAGAAAAGAGAGTATTTTTTATTGCATTAACAGATAATTGTTCAATACTTGCACCACCATTAAAATTTTCACTAGCTTCAATTGATAAATCTAAAACAGCTATATTATCTTTAATTACTAAAGAATTTATTTTAGTTTCCTTTGGTAAAGGTGATATCAAACCATCTGGCGCTTCTAATAATTCTTCAATAGCAGTAATTGCCATAATTTCTTTAAAACTTAATAATGTATAATCTTCATTGAAGAAATTACTAGAAGGGAAACTTAGTTTATATTTAAAGTGATGAATATTATTTTCTGTAGCAATTTGATAGTACAATACATTATTTACTTCGTTTATAGATAATTCTTCTTTTTTAGTATCTTCAAAACTTTTTATAGTGCTAATATCCTTTGGAGTTTCTGCAAATCCTTCCTGGAAGTATGTGACAATACCTTTTCTTATAGCACGAGCTAAACTTTCTTGATATATTGGATCTTTTAGTTTTTTTCTATCTTCTCCATTTGATAAAAATCCAACTTCAATCAATACACCCGGACATTTTAACATATTTAAAACTAAAAAATCACCAACTTGGTTTGAACGATTATTTGCTTCTCTAATTTCTACTAATTCTTCTTTTATATATTCAGCTAAAATTTTACTATCTTCAGAATTTTTTTTATAAAATATTTGGCTACCTTTAGGTTGGCTACTTGGATAATTATTTGCGTGAATACTTATAAAGAGGTCAGCATTGGCTTCATTTGCTATTTGAGGCCTTCTTTTGATATCTTGTCTTCGACTATCCATATATAATTTATCTTCTGTACGAGTCATAATAGGTATTATATTTACTTTCTTCAATTCTTCTTCTAGAAATTTTGCTATTTCTAAATTAATTTCCTTTTCCAATACTTCGCCATAACTTGTTCCAGTATCAATACTTCCATGTCCTGCATCAACAACTACTTTAAATTGCATTGAACTTGTTTGAGTAGGTATTGTAGTATTTCTAGTATTCATAATTAAAAGAGAAAAGAATATTAATAGAAATATACTAATTAATATTTTTTTTGGTCTAATAAATATTCTTATAAACATGGATACACCTCTTAATAAATTTTATTTTAAATACTTTTAGTTATAAATATATATGTATTATTGTAGTATTTATGATAATCTATTTCCCATGTTTATATTGAATATCTCTATTTCTTTTTGCATAAATTTTAAGAAAGGGTTAATTTTGATAATATGAAAGAAGGTGTTATTAAAATGAGATTTGTTTTTGCTGTTAATAAAAGAATAATATTTCTTAGTTCTTTAATAATTATAGTATTAGTGTTTGCCTTGGGCTTTTTTATAGCGAATAGATATAATCAAGTTATTCCTACTTCAAAGCAAAAATTAGTTCCTATTTATTCGGTTGATAGAAATGATAATTATATTGCAATTACTCTTGATGGTACATGGGGTGCAGAAAGAACAGATGAAATTTTAGCAATTTTGAGAGAAGAAAATATTAATATATCTTTTTTCTTTGCAGGATATTGGCTAGAAAGATATCCTGATGCCGTAAAAAAAATAGCCGCCGAAGGCCACGAAATTGAAAATCATACATATACTCATCCTCATTGCAATTCTCTTTCAAAAGATAAATTGATAGAAGAACTTGAATCTACCTCTGATTTAATAGAAAAGTTAGCGGGTAAAAGACCAAGTTATTTCCGACCACCTTTTGGAGAATATAATAATAATGTTATAAAAACTTCTAATGAATTAGGATATCAAGTAATTCAATGGACAATAGATTCACATGATTGGATGGAACCAGGTGTTGATTATATCGTTGATAGAATTATGACAAATGTTAAATCCGGTGATATAATTTTGATGCATAATAATGCTCCGGATACACCTGAAGCTTTAAGAAAAATAATCCCACAACTGAAAGAAAGGGGATTTAAAATAGTACCATTATCAGATATGGTTTATAAAGATAATTATTATATTGAATCATATACTGGGAAACAGATTAGTAGAAAATAGTTTTTAAGGGAGTGAGATAAATATGTTAAAAAAATATATAATTGTTATTGCTTTTTTTGTTGGTATTATTACTGGTATGGTTCAAACAAACTTAATAATGCCAACTGCTAGTAGTCCAAATACGCCGTATTATCATGGAGTAAGGGGTAATAATAATATTGCTTTAACAATTAATGTTGACTGGGGAGAAGAATATTTAAAAGATATGTTACAGGTTCTTCATAACAATAATGTTAAAGTTACATTTTTTGTAACAGGAAAATGGGCAAATAAAAACCAAGATTTATTAAAATTAATGTCAGATTTAGGCCATGAAATAGGAAACCATGGTTATTCACATGCACATCCTAAGCAATTAACAAATGAGCAATTAATAGACTTAATAAAGAAAAATGAAGATTTAATTAATCAAATAACAAATAAAAGAACTAATTTATTTGCTCCTCCATACGGAGAGGTTGACGATAGGATAGCCTCTGTGGCAAACAGTATCGGATATAGCACAATTATGTGGTCTGCAGATACAATTGATTGGCAGCGTCCACCTGCAGAAGTTGTGGCTCAACGAGCAATTAATAAAATCGATGATGGAGGTATTATTTTAATGCATCCAACACAACCTAGTTTAGATGCTCTAGATCGTATAATAACAACTCTGAAAGGAAGAGATTATAATTTTGTAACGATATCTGAGTTAATAAATAAATAGATATTTATATGCTAGTACTAAATGCTAGTACTAGCAAATCAACTTTTTTTTACAGGACTAAAAGTGAATCTTGTATTTGTTCAATTAACTTAAATATGTTAAAATATAAATATATAAAATACATATTTGAGGTGAATTGAGTTGAAAATAAAAGTAAAACGTTTAGATAAGAGTTTACCTTTACCAAAATATCAACACTATGGTGAGGATGCAGGGCTTGATTTGTTATCGGCAGAAGATACTATTCTTGCTAGTGGAGAGTATAAGTTAATTAAAAGTGGCATTCAAGTAGCTATTCCCCAAGGTTATGGGGGTTTTGTTTATCCTAGAAGCGGACTTGCTTTAAAACATGGGATTACAGTTTTAAATGCAGATGGTGTAATTGATCCTGGTTATAGGGGGGAACTTGGTGTTATACTTATAAATCATGGCGAAAAAGATTTTAAAATTAATAAAGGTGACCGAATTGCTCAATTAATTATACATAGGACTTTTAATATTGAATGGGAAGAAGTTGAGGATTTATCAGAGAGTACTAGAGGTTCTGGGGGATTTGGTCACACAGGTATATAAATGAGGTGATGATCAAATGTATTCCTATGAATTGATGGGAAAAGAAGTTATTAATCTTCAAGGTGAAAAACTTGGAAAAGTTAAAAATATAGATATTATACTTGAAGCTTC includes these proteins:
- a CDS encoding cell wall hydrolase, translating into MKKVYLIILIFIFTIAFTNQLLSHPEFNIIYVIQEGDTLSEIAQSYGISTRYLLETNGLNMNSMIRVGQELLIPNERSQVEYDRPVWDYNLFSNKTNQEDFRLDAGNVFSVRINPSRQLPDISHISSDQIITYHVDTGDTLYDLAKKFNTSSGIIMALNNMENSIIRRGQSIQLPINNLSSRQVLALNVTDEDIELLARVIHGEARGEPFIGQVAVGAVVINRVLSSQFPNTFREVIYQHRQFSAVADGQFYLEPSQVSYRAAREALNGSDPSMGSLFYYNPAFANYQWWFEQRRRTVTIGGHVFTE
- a CDS encoding helicase C-terminal domain-containing protein produces the protein MNISDLFSDDMIEKIKKDISNNNDNEIFFIALIDIETKHVKEYNLLARGNSNMVPAIINDLKPGSIIVHNHPSGDLTPSAADIRIASRTGNNGIGFAIINNDVSKINFIVEAKIPEKEIKINKQEIISLFKPQGKLDMVLRDYEYRKQQVEVVDRIIDSFNEHRQYLIEAGTGTGKSFAYLIPSLYWANTNKETVVISTNTINLQEQIIEKDLVLLKKVLPFSFKAVLVKGRSNYVCKRKMKNLEKRAADIFDDDLEKKVELVKILNWLDDTETGSRSELNFIVSSDLWDELKSESDLCMRTNCPHFNKCFFMHARKEVFSADLLIVNHHLLLSDSVLKKENIDNNHGILPKYKKLIIDEAHNIVEAATTHLGQPFYIAALNKYFQRLYHNKFSLIPRLRDTLTKLSNKQDYLKLIDNNIITQILKLNEISAQYYTFFEDIIDDNETSIRIVKKVKESNTWREIEEYGDNFLINIQKLSNYLNTLYQKILELDPETIYSKFEELLIELESFILKSKLLANNLDFNLKSRDSQYVFWIEKKGERFINQENAPLDISEIMNDILWSNMDTVALTSATLTVSNSFNFFKETLGLEKSDSFSIESPFDYAKQAELIIPTDISAPNSPDFLSSIITDFKDILISFGGRTLVLFTSYRMLNYCVKNIRTDLELAGINLLAQGKYSRNYIIDHFKKEDRQIIFGTVSFWEGIDVKGENLEQLIIMKLPFPVPSEPIAAARMEQMQKEGKNPFFDYSIPRAVIRFKQGFGRLIRSKQDKGIVISFDNRLITKNYGKIFLNSLPKDCPISQKSIKSIKNKEVKA
- the dut gene encoding dUTP diphosphatase — protein: MKIKVKRLDKSLPLPKYQHYGEDAGLDLLSAEDTILASGEYKLIKSGIQVAIPQGYGGFVYPRSGLALKHGITVLNADGVIDPGYRGELGVILINHGEKDFKINKGDRIAQLIIHRTFNIEWEEVEDLSESTRGSGGFGHTGI
- a CDS encoding N-acetylmuramoyl-L-alanine amidase; this encodes MFIRIFIRPKKILISIFLLIFFSLLIMNTRNTTIPTQTSSMQFKVVVDAGHGSIDTGTSYGEVLEKEINLEIAKFLEEELKKVNIIPIMTRTEDKLYMDSRRQDIKRRPQIANEANADLFISIHANNYPSSQPKGSQIFYKKNSEDSKILAEYIKEELVEIREANNRSNQVGDFLVLNMLKCPGVLIEVGFLSNGEDRKKLKDPIYQESLARAIRKGIVTYFQEGFAETPKDISTIKSFEDTKKEELSINEVNNVLYYQIATENNIHHFKYKLSFPSSNFFNEDYTLLSFKEIMAITAIEELLEAPDGLISPLPKETKINSLVIKDNIAVLDLSIEASENFNGGASIEQLSVNAIKNTLFSIEGINGLQILIDGESGKSLGGHIFFDDIYMR
- the pnp gene encoding polyribonucleotide nucleotidyltransferase, whose amino-acid sequence is MDKSWIKEIAGRDFKIETGKLAKQANGSVLVTYGDSVVLVTATMSEPREGIDFFPLMVNYEERIYSIGKIPGSITRREGRPRDLATLSARLIDRPLRPLFPKGFHHDVQIVCTVLSVDNDCEADIAAMNGASAALMLSDIPFNGPMAGVKVGMVDDELIINPNEEQRANGKLDLIVAGTKDAVMMVEAGADEVSEETMIDAIELAHQEIKNIVAMQEEIANEAAREKMKFEPVEIDSDLEKQVRDFISEDLQKAIRTFEKLDRNAKVDEIKTSLIDHFVENEVDDDSKASIKKTVSKIFENILKEYLRKMIVEDGIRPDQRSADEIRPIWCEVGILPRVHGSGVFTRGQTQALSVATLGAASDEQVLFGLGEEETKRYMHHYNFPPYSVGETSPLRSPGRREIGHGALGERALLPMIPPQEEFPYTIRVVSEVLESNGSSSQASICGSTLALMDAGVPIKEPIAGIAMGLIKEDDNVAILSDIQGMEDHYGDMDFKVAGSKNGITALQMDIKIAGISKEILVNALEQARKGRMHILDQMLKVIDKPREELSPYAPLMISMKINPDKIRFVIGPGGKMINKIIDETGVSIDIDDDGTVFIMSDTHEAGQKAKKMIENLTKDVEVGEIYEGTVKKIMNFGAFVEFLPGKEGLVHISKLADHHVKSVEDVVSIGDTIPVKVTEIDKQGRINLSRKDAIEEE
- a CDS encoding polysaccharide deacetylase family protein codes for the protein MLKKYIIVIAFFVGIITGMVQTNLIMPTASSPNTPYYHGVRGNNNIALTINVDWGEEYLKDMLQVLHNNNVKVTFFVTGKWANKNQDLLKLMSDLGHEIGNHGYSHAHPKQLTNEQLIDLIKKNEDLINQITNKRTNLFAPPYGEVDDRIASVANSIGYSTIMWSADTIDWQRPPAEVVAQRAINKIDDGGIILMHPTQPSLDALDRIITTLKGRDYNFVTISELINK
- a CDS encoding polysaccharide deacetylase family protein, encoding MRFVFAVNKRIIFLSSLIIIVLVFALGFFIANRYNQVIPTSKQKLVPIYSVDRNDNYIAITLDGTWGAERTDEILAILREENINISFFFAGYWLERYPDAVKKIAAEGHEIENHTYTHPHCNSLSKDKLIEELESTSDLIEKLAGKRPSYFRPPFGEYNNNVIKTSNELGYQVIQWTIDSHDWMEPGVDYIVDRIMTNVKSGDIILMHNNAPDTPEALRKIIPQLKERGFKIVPLSDMVYKDNYYIESYTGKQISRK
- the rpsO gene encoding 30S ribosomal protein S15, which gives rise to MLTTEEKQDIIKEYQTEEGDTGSPEVQIALLTARISQLTDHLKEHKSDFHSRRGLLKMVGQRKRLLKYLKSNEIERYRNIIARLGIRG